One Sulfurihydrogenibium subterraneum DSM 15120 DNA segment encodes these proteins:
- the metF gene encoding methylenetetrahydrofolate reductase [NAD(P)H]: MKIIDKLKKEKISISFEFFPPKTKELEDALFKTIEELKPVNPTFVSVTYGAGGSTREKTRDTVKKIHEETGLTVMAHLTCVGHSREEIRQILEDYKNIGIENILALRGDIPMSFDKKDIPFDGCKYASELVSFIKYNFQDYFCIAVASYPEGHPESPNLERDIYYFKQKVEAGASFSITQMFFDNVYFYDFLDRCEKAGIKIPIIPGIMPITNFNQIRKFASLCGATIPEEVVKLFEKYADNPEETKKTGIEFATKQCEDLLKNGVKGLHFYTLNKSDATIQIYNNIKGLL, translated from the coding sequence ATGAAAATAATAGATAAGTTAAAAAAAGAAAAAATATCTATATCTTTCGAATTTTTTCCTCCAAAAACAAAAGAATTAGAAGATGCGTTGTTTAAAACTATTGAGGAATTAAAACCTGTCAATCCTACTTTTGTTTCTGTTACTTATGGAGCTGGAGGAAGTACAAGAGAAAAAACAAGAGATACAGTAAAAAAAATTCATGAAGAAACAGGTCTAACAGTTATGGCACATTTAACCTGTGTAGGACATTCAAGAGAAGAAATTAGACAGATACTTGAAGATTATAAAAACATTGGCATTGAAAATATATTAGCTTTGAGGGGAGATATACCTATGTCTTTTGATAAAAAAGATATTCCTTTTGACGGTTGCAAGTATGCATCTGAGTTAGTATCTTTTATTAAATATAATTTCCAAGATTACTTTTGTATAGCTGTAGCATCTTATCCAGAGGGGCATCCAGAGAGTCCAAACCTTGAAAGGGATATTTACTACTTTAAGCAGAAAGTAGAAGCCGGAGCTAGTTTTTCCATTACTCAGATGTTTTTTGACAATGTTTACTTTTACGATTTTTTAGACAGATGTGAAAAAGCAGGTATAAAAATTCCCATTATTCCGGGTATTATGCCAATTACAAACTTTAACCAGATAAGGAAGTTTGCATCTTTATGTGGTGCTACTATACCAGAAGAAGTAGTAAAACTTTTTGAAAAGTATGCAGATAATCCAGAAGAGACTAAAAAAACAGGTATAGAATTTGCTACCAAGCAGTGTGAAGACTTATTGAAAAATGGTGTAAAAGGTTTACATTTTTATACATTAAACAAGTCGGATGCAACTATCCAAATTTATAATAATATAAAAGGTCTGTTATAA
- the ruvX gene encoding Holliday junction resolvase RuvX, with translation MSRILALDIGTKRIGVAVSDPLGITAKPLDYIKNDENVFQNIKSLIESQNISTVVIGLPITLKGLQGQQVEYTKDFAEKLKQYIPNINIVFIDERFTTSLAEKHLSQTKKKKNMKEYIDSLSAVFILQTYLDSLFFGK, from the coding sequence TTGAGTAGAATCCTAGCTTTAGATATAGGAACAAAAAGAATTGGGGTTGCTGTAAGCGACCCCCTTGGTATAACTGCCAAACCTTTAGATTACATTAAAAATGATGAAAATGTTTTTCAAAATATAAAATCCTTAATTGAAAGTCAGAATATATCTACTGTAGTTATAGGACTTCCAATAACCCTAAAAGGTTTACAAGGTCAACAAGTAGAGTATACAAAAGATTTTGCAGAAAAGCTAAAACAGTACATTCCTAACATAAATATAGTATTCATTGATGAAAGATTTACAACATCTTTAGCAGAAAAACATCTTTCCCAAACTAAAAAGAAGAAAAATATGAAAGAGTATATAGATAGCCTATCAGCTGTTTTCATTCTTCAAACATATTTAGACAGTCTTTTTTTTGGTAAATGA
- a CDS encoding YcbK family protein, which produces MNRRDFFKYMGCFGVFSFFPKSSLARVINSIYDEERLLYFYNIHTGEYLKEVYCFRGNYNEESLKKIFYILRDFRVNEIKPIDVKLLDTIYVLRKVLEVENKPINIISGYRSPKTNNLLREKSSGVAKHSLHLEGRAIDINIEGIPLSTLRDAAKSLKAGGVGYYPSSGFVHIDTGRIRYW; this is translated from the coding sequence ATGAATAGAAGAGATTTTTTTAAGTATATGGGTTGTTTTGGAGTATTTTCTTTTTTCCCAAAAAGTTCTTTAGCCAGAGTGATTAATAGTATCTATGATGAAGAAAGATTATTATATTTTTATAATATTCATACTGGAGAGTATTTAAAAGAAGTTTATTGCTTCAGGGGAAATTATAACGAAGAATCTTTAAAAAAAATTTTTTATATTTTAAGAGATTTTAGAGTTAATGAGATTAAACCTATTGATGTAAAACTTTTAGATACTATATATGTATTAAGAAAAGTTTTGGAAGTAGAAAACAAACCAATAAATATAATTTCAGGATATAGATCTCCAAAAACTAACAACCTTTTAAGAGAAAAAAGTTCTGGTGTGGCAAAACATAGCTTACATTTAGAAGGAAGAGCTATAGATATTAATATAGAAGGAATTCCACTTTCTACCCTTAGAGATGCAGCAAAATCTTTAAAAGCAGGAGGAGTGGGATATTACCCATCCTCTGGATTTGTTCATATAGACACAGGCAGGATAAGATACTGGTAG
- the tatA gene encoding twin-arginine translocase TatA/TatE family subunit codes for MGSIGLPELLIIFGILVLLFGAKKLPEIGRGLGEGIRSFKQAFSGEEKKEEEKVVKPKEIEAEVVKKEKVEEKI; via the coding sequence ATGGGTTCAATAGGATTACCAGAGTTACTTATTATATTTGGAATACTTGTTTTGCTCTTTGGAGCAAAAAAACTTCCCGAGATAGGTAGAGGTTTAGGGGAAGGTATAAGAAGTTTCAAACAAGCTTTTTCAGGTGAAGAAAAGAAAGAAGAAGAAAAAGTAGTTAAGCCAAAAGAAATAGAAGCAGAGGTAGTAAAAAAGGAAAAAGTTGAAGAAAAGATTTAA
- a CDS encoding IclR family transcriptional regulator, translated as MHRKREKSDYIVHNVDLAFDVLFYVARRQSVRIKDLEEKFNISPTTLEKILETLVIRGYLDLNKRKKIYSLGIKNFELGHSYLSHSEIRRQARPFLQRLAEEFQENVYLATRSGFEIVYIDVYEVEKNVVVKSRVGRLLPMYASASGKVHLAFMEKEEIEEFFKEVKLEKFTENTITDKDMLLKEVEEVRKKGYAIDNEEWEKEVRCLSVPIRDYSGDVVAALTLSAPSFRLSFNLLHGKIKESFLKASEELSEKLGYSKEIQL; from the coding sequence ATGCATCGTAAAAGAGAAAAGTCAGATTATATAGTACACAATGTAGATTTAGCTTTTGATGTACTTTTTTATGTTGCAAGAAGACAATCTGTAAGAATCAAAGACTTAGAAGAAAAATTCAATATATCTCCTACAACCTTAGAAAAAATACTAGAAACATTAGTCATAAGAGGATATTTAGACCTTAATAAAAGGAAAAAAATATACTCTCTTGGAATAAAAAATTTTGAACTTGGTCATTCTTATCTGTCTCACTCTGAAATCAGAAGACAAGCAAGGCCATTTTTACAAAGACTTGCAGAAGAATTTCAAGAAAATGTTTATCTTGCTACAAGAAGTGGATTTGAAATAGTTTATATAGATGTTTATGAAGTTGAAAAAAATGTCGTGGTTAAATCTAGGGTAGGAAGATTACTTCCTATGTATGCCTCTGCATCTGGAAAAGTTCATCTTGCATTTATGGAGAAAGAAGAGATTGAAGAGTTTTTTAAAGAAGTAAAATTAGAAAAATTCACAGAAAATACAATTACAGATAAAGATATGCTTTTGAAAGAGGTGGAAGAAGTTAGAAAAAAAGGTTATGCAATTGATAACGAAGAGTGGGAAAAAGAAGTTAGATGTTTATCCGTTCCTATTAGAGATTATAGTGGAGATGTAGTAGCTGCTTTAACCCTATCAGCTCCCTCTTTTAGGTTATCATTTAATCTTTTACACGGTAAGATAAAAGAAAGCTTCTTAAAAGCAAGTGAAGAGTTATCAGAAAAATTAGGATACTCAAAAGAAATTCAATTATGA
- a CDS encoding peroxiredoxin yields MAEIIQNFELLNAEDKKVSLNQLLGNGKPIFIYIYPTDEKFRCNRSECPFKENLEKISSLGVIVVGISEDPVEVHRKFKSDHNITFELLSDPTLTVIKGLGAYEKVNVNGIEKEKIVRTGILVNEKGYIVKIWKPERIEESIDEVLEEIKKLKKI; encoded by the coding sequence ATGGCAGAAATAATCCAAAATTTTGAGCTACTTAATGCAGAAGACAAAAAAGTTTCTTTAAATCAACTTTTAGGGAATGGCAAACCTATTTTCATATACATATATCCAACAGATGAAAAATTTAGATGTAACAGATCTGAATGCCCATTTAAGGAAAACTTGGAAAAAATCTCATCTTTAGGAGTAATTGTTGTTGGGATAAGTGAAGACCCTGTTGAAGTTCATAGAAAATTTAAATCAGATCACAACATAACATTTGAGCTTTTATCAGATCCAACTTTAACTGTTATAAAAGGATTAGGTGCGTATGAAAAGGTTAATGTAAATGGAATAGAGAAGGAAAAGATAGTAAGGACAGGAATACTTGTTAACGAAAAAGGCTATATTGTGAAAATTTGGAAACCAGAAAGAATAGAAGAATCTATTGATGAAGTATTAGAAGAGATTAAAAAGCTTAAAAAAATTTAA
- a CDS encoding YgaP family membrane protein, with protein sequence MALWDVLVRVLVGTMLVYLGVEKGGIFVVATFVGVVLLLTAITGFCPLYKIAGISSKEETTAS encoded by the coding sequence ATGGCTTTATGGGATGTTTTAGTAAGAGTTTTAGTAGGAACGATGTTGGTATACCTCGGTGTAGAAAAAGGTGGAATATTTGTTGTTGCTACTTTTGTAGGTGTAGTTTTACTACTTACCGCAATAACAGGTTTTTGTCCGCTTTATAAAATAGCTGGAATATCCTCAAAGGAAGAAACTACAGCATCTTGA
- the dapE gene encoding succinyl-diaminopimelate desuccinylase, with translation MKEKLVKYTIDLVNIPSVIDNEEEIADFVENFLKRFLKNIIRHNNSIIAYNDLNSDKKTITLLGHLDTVPGINEFTGQIIDGKIYGLGASDMKGGLAVMMVLAELFSKKESKYNLIYVFYEKEEGPYETNGLEPLLKRYNIIQKSDLAFALEPTNNKIQMGCLGTMHAWVKFKGKRAHSARPWEGDNAIHKAYKLLEKLYNFGRKEYDFEGLKYYEVLNATMVEYSGGRNIIPDEFKINLNYRFAPGKTIDQAKKELIDFVEGQAEVEFTDVSPAGKVCKDNPILKEMINRFNLEVEAKQAWTDVGRLSMYGIDAVNFGPGDTAQAHQKNEYIPIENLEKNFEIFSNFLSGTEKLGLRH, from the coding sequence ATGAAAGAAAAACTCGTAAAATACACCATAGACCTTGTTAACATTCCCTCTGTAATAGATAATGAAGAGGAAATAGCAGATTTTGTAGAAAATTTTTTAAAAAGATTCTTAAAAAACATCATAAGACACAACAACTCTATAATTGCTTACAACGATTTAAATTCTGATAAAAAAACTATAACTCTACTTGGACATTTAGATACAGTTCCTGGAATAAATGAATTTACAGGGCAGATTATTGATGGCAAGATATACGGACTTGGCGCAAGTGATATGAAGGGTGGACTTGCCGTTATGATGGTACTGGCTGAATTATTTTCAAAAAAAGAGAGTAAGTATAATCTTATATACGTTTTTTATGAAAAAGAAGAAGGTCCTTATGAAACAAACGGTTTAGAACCTCTTTTAAAGAGATATAATATTATCCAAAAATCTGACCTTGCCTTTGCTTTAGAGCCTACAAATAACAAGATACAGATGGGCTGTCTTGGGACGATGCATGCTTGGGTTAAGTTTAAAGGAAAGAGGGCACACTCTGCAAGACCTTGGGAAGGAGACAACGCAATACATAAAGCTTACAAACTTTTAGAAAAGCTTTACAACTTTGGTAGAAAAGAGTATGACTTTGAAGGTTTAAAGTACTATGAAGTTTTAAACGCTACTATGGTAGAGTATAGTGGAGGTAGAAACATAATTCCAGATGAGTTTAAAATAAATCTAAATTACAGATTTGCACCTGGTAAGACGATAGACCAAGCAAAAAAAGAACTTATAGACTTTGTAGAAGGACAGGCAGAAGTAGAGTTTACAGATGTATCTCCCGCAGGAAAAGTTTGTAAAGATAACCCTATTTTAAAAGAGATGATAAATAGATTTAATTTGGAAGTAGAAGCAAAACAGGCTTGGACTGATGTTGGAAGGTTAAGTATGTATGGGATAGATGCTGTAAACTTTGGTCCTGGAGATACAGCACAAGCACACCAAAAAAATGAGTACATTCCAATTGAAAATCTTGAAAAAAACTTTGAGATTTTTTCTAACTTTTTGTCAGGTACAGAAAAATTAGGTCTTAGACACTAA
- the mltG gene encoding endolytic transglycosylase MltG: MKKVLISSFIVVLILILFSLTLLNKKVYINKEITIPKGSSTLEIGEILEKEGLIINKYLFFIYTKLHKDKTLKAGTYQFKGEYSLKDIYEKLAKGEVKLRLFTIIPGDNLLDIAEKLEKEKIIKKEDFIKFVFNKENVKKYGLVGDSFEGYFPPESYRVDENETAETLTAKFLEVFKKKYLPYKEKVESKDYSEFYKKRITFYEAMIIASLIEKETYLPEEKPIIASVIFNRLKANMKLDIDPTVIYALRLKNIYSGNLTKENMKIDSPFNTYKYKGLPPTPICNFSISSLKATLNPRKTDYFYYVLSNDKKRHIFSDNYQEHLKNVEENIKNY; encoded by the coding sequence ATGAAAAAGGTATTAATTTCATCTTTTATAGTAGTTCTAATTCTTATTTTGTTTTCGTTAACTCTTTTAAACAAAAAGGTCTATATAAACAAAGAAATCACTATTCCAAAAGGTTCATCTACACTTGAAATAGGAGAAATTTTAGAAAAAGAAGGATTAATAATCAACAAGTACTTATTTTTTATCTATACTAAACTTCATAAAGATAAAACTTTAAAAGCTGGAACTTACCAGTTTAAAGGAGAATATTCATTAAAAGATATTTACGAAAAGTTAGCTAAAGGGGAAGTAAAGCTAAGACTTTTTACTATAATACCTGGGGATAATCTTCTTGACATCGCAGAAAAGTTAGAAAAAGAGAAAATAATAAAAAAAGAAGATTTTATAAAGTTTGTCTTTAATAAGGAAAATGTTAAAAAATACGGACTTGTGGGAGATTCTTTTGAAGGGTACTTTCCTCCTGAGAGTTATAGAGTAGATGAAAATGAAACGGCAGAAACGCTTACTGCCAAATTTTTAGAGGTCTTTAAAAAAAAGTACTTACCTTATAAAGAAAAAGTAGAATCAAAAGATTATTCAGAATTTTATAAAAAGAGAATAACTTTTTATGAAGCTATGATAATAGCTTCTTTAATAGAAAAAGAGACCTATTTACCTGAAGAAAAACCAATTATAGCATCTGTGATATTCAACCGTTTAAAAGCTAACATGAAATTAGATATAGACCCAACAGTTATATACGCTTTAAGGTTGAAAAACATTTACTCTGGCAATCTAACGAAAGAAAATATGAAAATTGACTCACCTTTTAATACTTATAAATACAAAGGTTTACCCCCTACTCCTATCTGTAATTTTAGTATCTCATCACTGAAAGCTACACTCAATCCTCGAAAGACAGATTATTTTTATTACGTTTTGTCAAATGATAAAAAAAGGCACATATTTTCAGATAATTACCAAGAACACTTAAAGAATGTTGAAGAAAATATAAAAAACTATTGA
- a CDS encoding L,D-transpeptidase family protein, whose protein sequence is MKKRFKNLFKLSSVLFFLFSIAFSLKAESKNSFSGLIDKDVEILYQLNENKPFWEESEKVENFLALLQASYLNGLNPDDYNVNLKSDKKLDDIILTKTLIKYCKDLYYGNVNPREIFNTWNTVVKKDFPYNDIVKILKTSDIAKIEEVCEPKFQQYKELKKILREYYLIKNELPKIRSKLHLNSKRQEVKNLKKILFVYGDYKNQKNLESDLFDEEVLEAVKSFQERHLLDPDGVVGPKTRYELNRSVQERIEIIKVNLEKYRWLPETLAPERIEINIPSFYLKYYQNNKKILEMKVIVGKNYIEDFRPTPIYFGKVTEVILNPFWYVPKKIAVKDLLPKIKKNPNYLEEYNFKVLYEGKYIDYKKINWYLYNEYFFPFNLVQLPGDKNSLGRIKIFFKNPFGVYLHDTPYKDLFLKVKRAFSSGCIRLENALLLASYLLNEEEKNILDIINSGKTMQLKINKDVIIYIFYFTTEVKNDKIFFYEDIYRFDKKILEKLKKDDE, encoded by the coding sequence TTGAAGAAAAGATTTAAAAATTTGTTTAAGCTGTCATCAGTTTTATTTTTTTTATTTTCAATAGCTTTTTCCTTAAAAGCTGAAAGTAAAAATTCTTTTTCTGGCTTAATAGATAAAGATGTTGAAATTTTGTATCAACTCAACGAGAATAAACCTTTTTGGGAAGAGAGCGAAAAAGTAGAAAACTTCCTTGCTCTTTTACAAGCAAGCTATCTTAACGGCTTAAATCCCGATGATTATAATGTGAATCTAAAGTCTGATAAAAAGCTAGATGATATAATCCTTACAAAAACACTAATTAAATACTGTAAAGATTTATATTACGGTAATGTAAATCCAAGAGAAATTTTTAACACATGGAATACCGTTGTTAAAAAAGATTTTCCTTACAATGATATTGTAAAAATCTTAAAAACATCTGATATCGCTAAAATCGAAGAGGTTTGCGAACCTAAATTTCAGCAGTATAAAGAATTAAAAAAAATTTTAAGAGAGTATTACCTTATTAAAAATGAGTTACCTAAAATAAGAAGCAAACTTCATCTTAACTCAAAACGTCAAGAAGTAAAGAATTTGAAAAAGATTCTTTTTGTGTATGGAGATTATAAAAACCAGAAAAATTTAGAATCAGACCTTTTTGATGAAGAAGTGTTAGAAGCCGTTAAATCTTTTCAGGAAAGACATCTGTTAGATCCTGATGGAGTAGTTGGTCCTAAAACAAGATATGAACTAAATAGATCTGTCCAGGAAAGAATAGAAATTATAAAAGTCAATCTTGAAAAGTATAGATGGCTACCAGAAACCTTAGCTCCAGAAAGGATAGAAATAAACATTCCATCTTTTTATCTTAAGTATTATCAGAATAATAAAAAAATTTTAGAAATGAAAGTGATTGTCGGGAAAAATTATATTGAAGATTTTAGACCAACTCCAATATATTTTGGGAAGGTAACTGAAGTTATATTAAATCCTTTTTGGTATGTTCCTAAAAAGATAGCGGTAAAAGACCTGCTTCCAAAAATTAAAAAAAATCCAAACTATCTTGAAGAATACAATTTCAAAGTATTGTATGAAGGGAAGTATATAGATTACAAAAAGATAAACTGGTATCTTTATAATGAATACTTTTTCCCTTTTAACCTAGTTCAGCTTCCAGGTGATAAAAACTCTCTTGGAAGAATAAAAATATTTTTTAAAAATCCATTTGGTGTATATCTACATGATACACCCTATAAAGATTTGTTCTTAAAGGTAAAACGTGCTTTTAGTTCTGGATGTATTAGGTTGGAAAATGCATTACTTTTAGCTTCCTACCTTTTAAATGAAGAAGAAAAAAATATTTTAGATATCATTAATTCTGGTAAAACGATGCAATTAAAAATAAATAAGGATGTTATTATTTACATCTTTTACTTTACTACTGAGGTTAAAAATGATAAAATTTTTTTCTATGAAGACATATATAGATTTGATAAAAAAATTCTTGAAAAGTTAAAGAAGGATGATGAATAG
- the leuC gene encoding 3-isopropylmalate dehydratase large subunit: MGMTITEKIIAAHAGKDYVEPGELVTVKVDLAIANDITAPLAIKQLEKYGIDRVFDPNKIALVMDHFFPPKDILSAQQIKISRDFAKKMGIKNYFEGQDSGVMHTLLPEKGFVVPGDLVIGADSHTCTYGGIGAFSTGVGSTDIAYIWATGETWLRVPETMKFTFYGKPQKWVGGKDFVLTVIGKIGVDGALYKAMEYHGEAIKALDIDNRLTIANMAIEAGGKNAVIEADEKTIEWVRKRANREFKIYKSDPDAKYCCEYEFDANKIEPVVACPNLPSNVKPVSEVAGTHIDQVFIGSCTNGRLSDLRIAAAILKGKKVHPEVRCIVIPASDQIYKQALHEGLLEILADAGCLISTSTCGPCLGGHMGILAEGEVCLSTSNRNFVGRMGHPKSQVYLSSPAVAAASAVLGRIAHPDEVARYEDVETLITL, from the coding sequence ATGGGAATGACAATAACTGAGAAGATAATAGCAGCTCATGCAGGAAAAGATTACGTTGAACCTGGTGAGTTAGTAACAGTAAAAGTGGACTTGGCAATCGCAAACGACATTACAGCTCCACTTGCTATAAAACAACTTGAAAAGTATGGTATAGACAGGGTTTTTGACCCAAATAAAATAGCTTTAGTTATGGATCACTTTTTCCCACCAAAAGATATTCTATCAGCTCAGCAGATTAAGATATCAAGAGACTTTGCAAAAAAAATGGGTATAAAAAACTACTTTGAAGGTCAAGACAGTGGAGTAATGCACACTTTACTTCCGGAAAAAGGTTTTGTTGTTCCGGGAGACCTTGTGATAGGAGCTGACTCTCATACTTGTACATACGGAGGAATAGGTGCTTTTTCTACAGGGGTAGGTTCTACTGATATAGCTTATATATGGGCTACAGGAGAAACATGGCTTAGAGTGCCAGAAACTATGAAATTTACCTTTTACGGAAAACCTCAAAAATGGGTTGGTGGTAAAGATTTTGTTCTTACTGTTATTGGAAAGATTGGTGTTGACGGAGCTCTTTACAAAGCAATGGAGTATCATGGAGAGGCTATAAAAGCTTTAGATATTGATAATAGACTTACAATTGCCAATATGGCAATAGAAGCTGGTGGAAAGAATGCAGTAATAGAAGCTGATGAAAAAACTATAGAATGGGTTAGAAAAAGGGCAAACAGAGAATTTAAAATATACAAATCAGACCCAGATGCAAAGTACTGCTGTGAGTATGAATTTGACGCAAATAAAATAGAGCCTGTTGTAGCTTGTCCAAATCTTCCTTCTAACGTAAAACCTGTTAGCGAAGTTGCGGGAACACATATAGATCAAGTATTTATAGGCTCTTGTACAAACGGGAGACTTTCTGATTTAAGAATAGCAGCAGCTATATTAAAAGGAAAGAAAGTTCATCCTGAAGTTAGATGTATAGTTATACCTGCTTCTGACCAAATATACAAACAAGCACTTCATGAAGGTTTACTCGAGATTCTTGCAGATGCAGGATGTTTAATAAGTACTTCTACATGTGGTCCTTGTCTTGGAGGACATATGGGAATACTTGCAGAAGGAGAGGTATGTTTATCTACTTCTAATAGAAACTTTGTAGGAAGAATGGGTCATCCAAAGAGTCAAGTTTACCTTTCAAGCCCTGCAGTAGCTGCAGCATCTGCAGTACTTGGAAGAATTGCCCATCCTGATGAAGTTGCCAGATACGAAGACGTTGAGACTTTAATTACTTTATAA
- a CDS encoding 2-isopropylmalate synthase: MEKLIIFDTTLRDGEQAPGFSMTVEEKVKMALQLEKLGVDVIEAGFAAASEGDFEAVKRVAEEIKNAKVCSLARALQSDIDKAGEALTPAENRRIHTFIATSPIHMQYKLKMSPDEVVERAIAAVKYALKYTDDVEFSAEDAFRSEREFLYRVFEAVIKAGAKTINVPDTVGYAIPEEFGQLIADIKNNVPNIDKAVISVHCHNDLGLAVANSLSAVKNGARQVHATVNGIGERAGNAAVEEVVMAIKVRHDYFKGIYTTVNTKEIYKTSRLLCRITGSFVQPNKAIVGDNAFAHEAGIHQHGILAHRETYEIMRAEDVGVPKSKIVLGKHSGRHAFKTRLQELGYTNLTDAEIDSLFIKFKKLADKKKEVFDEDIEALILEEFSFFENKVKVNYFHVVSGDNVIPSATVKIEKDGEEIVSTASGDGPIDSVINAVEKALDIKGKLLDYTIRSLSSGKDAMGEVRVLVRFDDTDYVASGKGTSTDIIEASLKAYVDAYNKYTARKAFLQKRISEGV; encoded by the coding sequence ATGGAGAAGTTGATTATATTTGATACAACTTTAAGAGATGGAGAGCAAGCTCCCGGATTTTCTATGACAGTTGAAGAAAAAGTAAAAATGGCTTTACAACTTGAAAAGTTAGGAGTAGATGTTATTGAGGCAGGATTTGCTGCAGCTTCAGAAGGAGATTTTGAAGCTGTAAAAAGAGTAGCAGAAGAGATAAAAAATGCTAAAGTTTGTTCGTTGGCACGAGCATTACAGTCTGATATAGATAAAGCAGGAGAAGCACTTACACCAGCTGAAAATAGAAGAATACATACATTTATAGCAACATCTCCAATCCATATGCAGTATAAATTAAAAATGTCACCAGATGAAGTTGTAGAGAGGGCTATTGCAGCTGTAAAGTACGCTTTAAAATACACAGACGACGTTGAGTTTTCAGCAGAGGACGCTTTTAGGTCGGAAAGAGAGTTTTTATACAGAGTTTTTGAAGCTGTTATAAAAGCTGGAGCTAAAACTATAAACGTTCCAGATACTGTAGGTTATGCCATTCCAGAAGAGTTTGGACAGCTTATAGCAGATATAAAAAACAACGTTCCAAATATAGACAAAGCTGTTATAAGTGTTCACTGTCATAACGACCTTGGTTTAGCAGTGGCAAACTCTCTATCAGCTGTAAAAAACGGAGCAAGGCAGGTTCACGCTACAGTTAACGGTATTGGAGAAAGAGCAGGAAATGCAGCTGTAGAAGAAGTAGTAATGGCTATAAAAGTCAGACACGACTACTTTAAAGGTATTTACACAACTGTAAACACAAAAGAGATATATAAGACAAGCAGATTACTTTGTAGAATCACTGGAAGTTTTGTCCAGCCAAACAAGGCAATCGTAGGAGATAACGCCTTTGCCCATGAAGCTGGTATACACCAACACGGAATATTGGCGCATAGAGAAACTTACGAAATAATGAGAGCTGAAGATGTTGGAGTTCCTAAATCAAAAATAGTATTGGGAAAACACTCAGGAAGACACGCATTTAAAACAAGACTTCAGGAGTTGGGATACACCAATCTAACAGATGCAGAGATAGACTCACTATTTATAAAGTTTAAAAAACTTGCAGACAAGAAAAAAGAAGTTTTTGATGAAGATATAGAAGCATTGATATTAGAAGAGTTTTCTTTCTTTGAAAATAAAGTAAAAGTAAACTACTTCCACGTCGTAAGTGGAGATAACGTTATACCTTCAGCAACAGTGAAAATAGAAAAAGACGGAGAAGAAATTGTATCCACAGCTTCAGGCGATGGACCGATAGATAGCGTAATTAATGCAGTAGAGAAAGCCTTGGATATAAAAGGAAAGCTCTTAGATTACACTATAAGATCTTTATCTTCAGGTAAAGATGCTATGGGAGAAGTTAGAGTATTGGTTAGATTTGATGATACAGATTATGTTGCCTCTGGAAAAGGAACATCAACAGACATTATAGAAGCAAGTTTAAAAGCTTACGTTGATGCTTACAATAAATACACTGCAAGAAAGGCATTTTTACAAAAAAGGATATCAGAAGGAGTGTAA